The following are from one region of the Coffea eugenioides isolate CCC68of chromosome 2, Ceug_1.0, whole genome shotgun sequence genome:
- the LOC113761997 gene encoding pollen-specific leucine-rich repeat extensin-like protein 3, protein MAHLPRMRALGCFFFISLLSFSSFSSFSLALTDAEATYIARRQLLTFSKLDHLSEGGILDSTNFDFELNFTFENDRLKKAYIALQAWKKATYSDPHNTTGNWDGPDVCQYTGVFCAPALDDPNVTVVAGIDLNHADIAGHLPVEIGLLTDISLLHLNSNRFCGIIPKSISKLTLLYELDVSNNRFVGPFPHVVLELPNLKYLDIRFNDFEGALPPALFDKQLDAIFINNNRFHSNLPENFGNSPASVIVVAQNHFSGCLPKSIGKMGETLDEINFAHNGLSGCLPEEITELQSATVFDISENKFVGSLPVGLEYLQKLEEISIAHNMFTGNVPESLCTLPSVTNISLSYNYFENEDVSCVSSGNLTIEDDSNCLDNKPSQKTKAACLPVTSHPVDCAKEGCRKSPSRNGPKHPEKPHQPTPTKPRPRTPTKPAPISSPPTPQPTPKPSPSPTVEPPKQAPSPKAQPPKAPAPIPTPVPVAKPPKVSSPSPVKPVEPPKVSLPPAPTPEATVPPPISKPPTPIQSPPPPVSEPPTLSPKPTPVQSPPPPVPEPPTPSPKPTPVQSPPPPTPTPKPAPIQSPPPPTPVPSSIPPVSKPPTPSPKPTPIQSPPPIPTPTPEPTPVQSPPPPVPEPPTPSPKPTPVQSPPPPTPTPKPAPIQSPPPPTPVPSPIPPVSKPPTPSPKPTPIQSPPPIPTPAPEPTPVQSPPPPVPEPPTPVQSPPPPTPTPKPAPIQSPPPPPTPVPSPSPPVSKPPTPSPKPTPIQSPPPIPTPIPEPTPVQSPPPPVPEPPTPSPKPTPVQSPPPPTPTPKPAPIQSPPPPTPVPSPSPPVSKPPTPSPKPTPIQSPQPIPTPPPEPTTVPSPPLPVSKPPTPSPKPTPVQLPPPTPTPEPTPAHSSPPTPVPSPSPPVSKPPTPIQSPPPPIPSPKPTPIQSPPLPTPTPKPTPIPSPHPFVSKPPTPSPKPTPIQSPPTVVVSPPPTPVKSAPSPVPGHPLPPPPVASPPPVPTQSPLPPVPVHSPPLPVASPPPPVQSPPPPVHSPPPPVFSPPPPVFSPPPPVFSPPPPVFSPPPPVHSPPPPPVFSPPPPVFSPPPPVHSPPPPIFSPPPPVHSPPPPAPVLSPPPPPVQSPPPPRAPIHPPSPPPAPVVSPPPPAFADVVLPPILGAAYSSPPPPIYPGY, encoded by the coding sequence ATGGCGCATCTTCCAAGAATGAGGGCCTTGGGCTGCTTTTTCTTCATCTCCCTCctttccttctcttctttctcttcattttccctTGCACTAACAGATGCTGAGGCAACTTACATTGCTCGCCGGCAATTGCTGACGTTTTCAAAGCTGGATCATCTTTCTGAAGGTGGTATCCTTGACTCcacaaattttgattttgagcttaactttacTTTTGAAAATGATAGGCTCAAGAAAGCCTACATCGCCCTCCAAGCATGGAAGAAGGCCACGTATTCTGACCCGCACAATACGACCGGCAACTGGGACGGTCCTGATGTTTGTCAGTATACCGGCGTTTTCTGTGCACCAGCACTTGATGATCCAAATGTGACTGTTGTTGCTGGTATTGACCTCAACCATGCAGACATTGCCGGCCATCTTCCCGTCGAGATTGGTTTGCTAACTGACATCAGTCTTCTCCATCTCAATTCCAACAGGTTCTGTGGAATAATTCCAAAAAGCATCTCTAAACTGACCCTCCTATACGAGCTTGATGTTAGTAACAACCGTTTTGTCGGGCCATTCCCGCATGTGGTTTTGGAGTTACCGAACCTCAAGTACCTTGATATTAGATTCAATGACTTCGAAGGAGCGTTGCCTCCAGCCCTTTTTGACAAGCAGCTCGATGCCATATTCATAAACAACAACAGATTCCACTCCAACCTCCCAGAAAACTTTGGCAATTCCCCAGCTTCAGTGATTGTGGTGGCACAGAACCATTTCAGTGGTTGCCTCCCAAAGAGCATTGGCAAAATGGGAGAAACCTTGGACGAGATCAATTTTGCCCACAATGGTCTCTCTGGTTGCTTGCCGGAAGAAATTACCGAACTCCAAAGTGCAACTGTATTTGACATCAGTGAAAACAAGTTCGTTGGGTCCTTGCCTGTTGGTCTAGAGTACTTGCAGAAGCTTGAAGAGATCAGCATTGCTCATAACATGTTTACGGGAAATGTTCCTGAATCTTTGTGTACCTTGCCAAGCGTAACGAACATCTCTCTTTCTTACAACTATTTCGAGAACGAGGATGTTTCGTGCGTATCCTCTGGTAATTTAACCATAGAGGACGACAGCAATTGCTTGGATAATAAGCCAAGCCAGAAAACAAAGGCGGCTTGTTTACCTGTTACAAGTCACCCCGTTGATTGCGCCAAAGAGGGTTGCAGAAAATCCCCGTCTAGAAATGGTCCAAAGCATCCGGAGAAACCTCACCAGCCAACTCCTACAAAGCCAAGGCCAAGGACTCCAACCAAACCTGCGCCAATTTCCTCTCCTCCCACACCCCAGCCAACACCAAAACCGTCACCATCACCAACAGTTGAGCCACCAAAACAAGCACCATCACCAAAGGCACAACCTCCTAAGGCTCCTGCACCAATACCAACACCCGTACCAGTCGCTAAACCTCCCAAGGTATCAAGCCCTTCACCAGTAAAGCCTGTGGAACCACCAAAGGTTTCTCTTCCGCCAGCACCAACTCCAGAGGCCACTGTCCCTCCACCTATTTCAAAGCCACCAACTCCCATTCAATCTCCACCACCACCTGTTTCAGAACCACCAACTCTTAGCCCAAAACCAACTCCTGTTCAATCTCCACCACCACCTGTTCCAGAACCACCAACTCCTAGCCCAAAGCCAACTCCTGTCCAATCTCCACCACCACCAACCCCTACACCAAAGCCAGCTCCTATTCAATCTCCTCCACCACCAACTCCGGTTCCATCTTCAATCCCACCTGTTTCAAAACCACCAACTCCTAGCCCGAAGCCAACTCCTATCCAATCACCACCACCAATCCCTACTCCTACCCCAGAGCCAACTCCTGTTCAATCTCCACCACCACCTGTTCCAGAACCACCAACTCCTAGCCCAAAGCCAACTCCTGTCCAATCTCCACCACCACCAACCCCTACACCAAAGCCAGCTCCTATTCAATCTCCTCCACCACCAACTCCGGTTCCATCTCCAATCCCACCTGTTTCAAAACCACCAACTCCTAGCCCGAAGCCAACTCCTATCCAATCACCACCACCAATCCCTACTCCTGCCCCAGAGCCAACTCCTGTTCAATCTCCACCACCACCTGTTCCAGAACCACCAACTCCTGTCCAATCTCCACCACCACCAACCCCCACACCAAAGCCAGCTCCTATTCAAtctcctcctccaccaccaACTCCGGTTCCATCTCCATCCCCACCTGTTTCAAAACCACCAACTCCTAGCCCGAAGCCAACTCCTATCCAATCACCACCACCAATCCCTACTCCTATCCCAGAGCCAACTCCTGTTCAATCTCCACCACCACCTGTTCCAGAACCACCAACTCCTAGCCCAAAGCCAACTCCTGTCCAATCTCCACCACCACCAACCCCTACACCAAAGCCAGCTCCTATTCAATCTCCTCCACCACCAACTCCGGTTCCATCTCCATCCCCACCTGTTTCAAAACCACCAACTCCTAGCCCAAAACCAACTCCTATCCAATCACCACAACCAATCCCTACTCCTCCCCCAGAGCCAACTACTGTTCCATCTCCACCCCTACCTGTTTCAAAACCACCAACTCCTAGCCCAAAGCCAACTCCTGTCCAATTACCACCACCAACCCCTACCCCAGAGCCAACTCCTGCTCATTCTTCACCACCAACTCCTGTTCCATCTCCATCCCCACCTGTTTCAAAACCACCAACTCCTATCCAATCTCCACCACCACCAATTCCTAGTCCAAAACCAACTCCTATCCAATCACCACCACTACCAACTCCTACCCCAAAGCCAACTCCTATTCCATCCCCACACCCATTTGTTTCAAAACCACCAACTCCTAGCCCAAAACCAACTCCAATTCAATCTCCACCAACAGTTGTTGTCTCACCACCACCAACTCCAGTTAAATCCGCACCATCACCTGTGCCTGGGCATCCCCTGCCACCGCCACCAGTTGCCTCGCCTCCACCAGTTCCAACTCAATCTCCACTACCACCTGTTCCCGTCCATTCTCCACCACTACCAGTGGCCTCACCCCCACCTCCAGTTCAATCACCACCTCCGCCAGTCCATTCTCCACCACCACCAGTGTTCTCACCTCCTCCACCAGTTTTCTCCCCACCACCACCAGTGTTCTCACCCCCTCCACCAGTTTTCTCCCCACCACCACCTGTCCATtcacctccaccaccaccagtCTTCTCTCCTCCACCTCCAGTTTTCTCACCTCCCCCACCAGTTCACTCTCCACCACCACCCATCTTCTCTCCACCACCACCAGTGCACTCACCACCCCCACCAGCACCTGTTCTATCCCCGCCACCTCCTCCAGTACAATCACCTCCACCACCACGAGCACCAATTCATCCACCTTCTCCACCTCCTGCTCCTGTGGTTTCTCCACCACCCCCAGCTTTTGCGGACGTCGTGCTTCCTCCAATCCTTGGCGCAGCGTATTCATCACCGCCACCACCAATTTACCCTGGCTATTAA